The following proteins are encoded in a genomic region of Variovorax paradoxus:
- a CDS encoding type II secretion system F family protein — translation MSFTTHQLAIISLALLALGLMAGAGALIAAELRRTRSGKVIGRAIQQVTTAPGGSAASADAADVFNASAKSDIELPFHWLDSRIGRALVANEDRNLIDQCGLSSKRAQLVFLVTRIFFTFLLPFAVYVLWSAGRPQRTVTIVLAAAFVIGFMAPKWVLGRFAAKRRERVNQELPLFIDLLRLLQGVGLSLDQSLQIMASDFSHVLRVLGYELTFANNQYSRGRSREHSLQRLATLHKNENLRGLVSLLVQVDKHGGAVQEPLRIFSDRLREHRRSEMKERIGKITVKMTAVMVTTLLPALVIVTAGPAFLAIFRSLGAAAK, via the coding sequence ATGAGCTTCACCACCCATCAGCTCGCGATCATCAGCCTGGCGTTGCTGGCCCTGGGCCTGATGGCCGGTGCCGGCGCGCTGATCGCGGCCGAGCTGCGCCGCACGCGCAGCGGCAAGGTCATCGGCCGCGCCATCCAGCAGGTCACCACGGCGCCGGGCGGATCCGCGGCGTCCGCCGATGCGGCCGACGTGTTCAACGCCTCTGCAAAGTCCGACATCGAGCTGCCGTTTCACTGGCTCGATTCACGGATCGGCCGCGCACTCGTGGCCAACGAGGACCGGAACCTCATTGATCAATGCGGCTTGTCCTCCAAGCGGGCCCAGCTGGTTTTTCTGGTGACCCGCATCTTCTTCACCTTCCTTCTTCCCTTTGCCGTCTACGTGCTGTGGAGCGCGGGCCGCCCGCAGCGCACCGTCACCATCGTGCTGGCGGCCGCCTTCGTCATCGGCTTCATGGCGCCCAAATGGGTGCTCGGCCGCTTTGCCGCCAAGCGCCGCGAGCGGGTGAACCAGGAGCTGCCGCTGTTCATCGACCTGCTTCGCCTTCTGCAAGGCGTGGGACTGAGCCTGGACCAGAGCCTGCAGATCATGGCCAGCGACTTCTCGCATGTGCTGCGCGTGCTCGGCTACGAGCTCACCTTTGCCAACAACCAGTACAGCCGCGGCCGCAGCCGCGAGCATTCGTTGCAGCGCCTCGCAACCCTGCACAAGAACGAGAACCTCCGCGGGCTCGTGTCCTTGCTGGTGCAGGTCGACAAGCACGGCGGCGCCGTGCAGGAGCCGCTGCGCATCTTCAGCGACCGGCTGCGCGAACACCGGCGTTCCGAAATGAAGGAACGCATCGGAAAGATCACCGTGAAGATGACCGCCGTCATGGTGACCACGCTGTTGCCGGCATTGGTCATCGTCACGGCGGGGCCGGCATTTCTTGCCATCTTCCGTTCACTGGGAGCCGCCGCCAAATGA
- a CDS encoding TadG family pilus assembly protein, with translation MRTMRALHRRTARRQGGSVVITATIALSLLVIVLVGVELGYMFFLKRELQKTADLAALAGAQALLPASCGEATTAAITNGGKNMPQLLTPVTAAEVQCGNWNPTLRPAPLHFGTPESGQIFNAVRVTLTRSAPSLLPNLPGNQSFAISVEALAAKKQPLASLSIRSTIAAIDSQRSLILNALFRGMLGGSLDVSVAGWQGLVDSNIKLLDFLDQLKLDLNINTANYDEVLGTDVNAGILLQSMITVMERGGTSASIAVQALQQLLTASAGSPQPLTVGELLNIATGTDAAGLQTDLQLFQLAQGVVQLANGKNALAADLPVNVPGVAGVTAKVRAIEAPQVSAVGDPSLINASLGVNDPNKIYVRTAQIRLLLSLDLSELATVVSDVASAALGALAPLANFLDSVTTPGFDNFVPDLIGIVACGGIFPSCAPMKVIYTTPLATPIDISISSGNGAALVTGHTCGLNASKTLNAHASTSLARINVGKVSNALSSSQPATAEPVEILEIGYREAKYDSCLLSLVCFGKKWKNAAGTFVNDETSAKKNIISGLGLVVNSDVGGSASNRTLTYTAPAAANLPEIDAAPYDGSSPDPSFQPISAQSLVQSLGPTLAGIQIQPYSSTTSGILGPLLNGTLSLVSGLLSTVKTIITDALAPLLDPAVNLLLNLLGIDLAKAEVGARLSCNRGAELVY, from the coding sequence ATGCGAACGATGCGGGCACTCCATCGAAGAACAGCACGGCGGCAAGGCGGGTCGGTGGTCATCACTGCGACCATCGCGTTGAGCCTTCTGGTCATCGTGCTTGTCGGCGTTGAACTGGGCTACATGTTCTTTCTGAAACGCGAGCTTCAGAAGACGGCGGATCTTGCGGCGCTGGCGGGTGCGCAGGCCTTGCTGCCCGCAAGCTGCGGCGAGGCAACCACCGCAGCAATTACGAATGGTGGAAAAAACATGCCGCAGTTGCTGACGCCGGTAACAGCAGCAGAAGTCCAATGCGGCAACTGGAACCCGACCCTGCGACCAGCGCCCCTTCACTTTGGCACGCCCGAGAGCGGGCAGATCTTCAATGCCGTGCGGGTGACGCTTACCAGGAGCGCGCCATCTCTGCTGCCGAATCTCCCCGGCAATCAGTCTTTCGCCATCAGCGTCGAAGCACTCGCGGCCAAGAAGCAGCCGCTCGCTTCACTGAGCATCCGCAGCACGATCGCAGCCATCGACTCCCAACGCTCGCTGATTTTGAACGCACTGTTCCGCGGCATGCTCGGCGGTTCGCTCGATGTGTCGGTCGCCGGCTGGCAAGGGCTGGTCGACTCCAACATCAAGCTGCTCGATTTTCTCGATCAGCTCAAGCTGGATCTCAACATCAATACCGCCAACTACGACGAAGTGCTTGGCACCGATGTGAACGCCGGCATCCTTTTGCAAAGCATGATCACGGTCATGGAACGCGGGGGCACCAGCGCCAGTATTGCGGTGCAGGCGTTGCAGCAACTTCTGACAGCATCGGCTGGGTCGCCTCAGCCCCTCACCGTCGGCGAACTGCTGAACATCGCTACCGGCACCGATGCCGCGGGTTTGCAGACCGACTTGCAGCTCTTTCAACTCGCTCAGGGTGTGGTGCAGCTTGCGAATGGCAAGAACGCGCTGGCCGCCGATCTTCCCGTGAATGTTCCCGGGGTTGCCGGTGTCACCGCCAAGGTTCGTGCAATCGAGGCACCACAAGTTTCGGCGGTCGGGGATCCTTCCTTGATCAACGCAAGTCTGGGCGTGAACGATCCCAACAAGATCTATGTGCGAACGGCGCAGATTCGATTGTTGCTTTCGCTGGACCTGAGTGAGCTGGCAACAGTTGTTTCGGACGTGGCATCCGCTGCATTGGGCGCACTGGCTCCGCTTGCCAATTTTCTGGACAGCGTCACAACACCGGGTTTCGATAACTTCGTTCCGGACCTCATCGGCATTGTTGCCTGCGGTGGAATCTTTCCCTCCTGCGCGCCGATGAAGGTCATCTACACGACACCGCTCGCTACTCCTATCGATATCAGCATCAGTTCGGGCAACGGCGCCGCCCTGGTCACTGGTCACACATGCGGGTTGAACGCCAGCAAGACACTGAACGCCCATGCATCCACCAGCCTTGCCCGAATCAACGTGGGAAAGGTGTCGAATGCGCTCTCCTCCTCGCAGCCTGCAACGGCGGAGCCGGTGGAGATTCTGGAGATCGGCTATCGCGAAGCCAAATACGATTCCTGTTTGCTCTCGTTGGTGTGCTTCGGCAAGAAATGGAAGAATGCGGCCGGCACGTTCGTGAACGACGAAACGAGTGCCAAGAAGAACATCATTTCGGGCTTGGGGCTGGTAGTCAATTCGGACGTAGGGGGAAGCGCCAGCAACCGCACCTTGACCTACACCGCGCCCGCTGCCGCAAACCTGCCCGAGATCGACGCCGCGCCGTATGACGGTTCCAGTCCTGATCCTTCATTCCAGCCGATCAGTGCTCAATCGCTGGTCCAGAGCCTAGGCCCCACACTGGCCGGCATACAAATCCAGCCGTATTCAAGCACCACCAGCGGCATCCTCGGACCGCTCCTCAACGGCACCTTGAGCCTCGTGAGTGGCCTCCTCAGCACCGTGAAGACCATCATCACGGATGCGCTCGCTCCTTTGCTCGACCCCGCAGTCAACCTGCTTCTGAACTTGCTGGGCATCGACCTCGCGAAAGCGGAAGTCGGAGCTCGGCTTTCCTGCAACCGAGGGGCCGAGCTTGTCTATTGA
- a CDS encoding TadE/TadG family type IV pilus assembly protein, producing the protein MKFGRLKLERAMAHRQRGVAAIEFALVFGVLFLGIYGLVTFCGVLYVQQVISRAAEDGARAAQSFRSDTPAADLQTNVRTAVYRSLALSMITPASVGAAPLSKENWLREKMAGIPPEVTVSLGEVAVKVTYPYRANPLLPPVPLTGSWMPERLLGKATAARSSS; encoded by the coding sequence GTGAAGTTCGGCCGGCTGAAACTCGAACGGGCCATGGCTCACCGCCAGCGAGGCGTTGCCGCCATCGAGTTTGCACTCGTCTTCGGCGTTCTGTTCCTCGGCATCTATGGCCTCGTGACGTTCTGCGGCGTCTTGTACGTTCAGCAGGTCATCTCTCGCGCGGCTGAAGATGGCGCGAGAGCCGCTCAATCTTTCCGCAGCGACACGCCGGCCGCAGATCTGCAAACGAATGTTCGAACGGCGGTCTACCGCTCGCTGGCACTCTCGATGATCACCCCCGCCTCCGTGGGCGCCGCCCCTCTGTCAAAAGAAAACTGGCTGCGGGAAAAGATGGCAGGCATCCCTCCCGAAGTGACTGTTTCGCTTGGAGAAGTTGCGGTGAAGGTGACTTACCCCTACCGCGCCAATCCACTGCTGCCACCCGTTCCGCTCACCGGCAGCTGGATGCCCGAGCGCCTGCTTGGCAAGGCCACGGCCGCCAGATCTTCTTCATAG
- a CDS encoding DUF3613 domain-containing protein yields the protein MNHQLAERIALTAALFFMATAASAQAVPQAPQPPKAQEAEAEAFESPPPLLMGDATQNLLAWQRSGEIASRTPRPIAGSVANRSYERYIKSFEHPIPEHLGSTVTKSKSGGGDSSSGGR from the coding sequence ATGAACCACCAGCTTGCCGAGCGGATCGCGCTGACGGCCGCACTCTTCTTCATGGCGACCGCCGCCTCGGCCCAAGCCGTACCGCAGGCGCCGCAGCCCCCGAAGGCGCAGGAGGCCGAGGCCGAAGCGTTCGAATCGCCGCCGCCGCTGCTCATGGGCGATGCGACGCAGAACCTGCTCGCCTGGCAGCGCAGCGGAGAAATCGCCTCGCGCACACCCCGGCCCATCGCCGGCAGCGTGGCCAACCGAAGCTATGAGCGCTACATCAAGAGCTTCGAGCATCCGATTCCGGAACACCTGGGTTCGACGGTGACGAAATCGAAGAGCGGCGGCGGCGATTCCTCTTCCGGAGGCCGGTAG
- a CDS encoding CpaF family protein, with protein MSNDLEFADDDQAFINSQQFQDIKSWTHDHLLSRIEELGAEFGRWSRASIQQFVELEVDSFVRLRRVPINDREMQLISDALTKELAGFGPLEDLLNDSAVEDILINGYQNVYVSRHGMLERETVRFADAEHVMRIVRRILAPLGRRLDESNPMVDARLPDGGRINVIIEPLAIDGLSVSIRKFRKEPLTPADMVKLGTFDAGMAQLLEIAVRARCNILVSGGTSSGKTSLLNALATFIPPRERVITIEDTAELSLGTSHVVRLESRPGGFDGTGVVSIRDLLRNSLRMRPDRIIVGEVRGAEVIEMMQAMNTGHEGSMGTIHASSPRECLYRLEMLAGFAGYQGSEVSLRRQIANAIDFIVQIGRLSNGQRRILSLSEVTGVNDNVVAMQELYRYEPIASPDGEERDRWVSLGIAPHSPKITRFRQSLTRAAQQGDNNRA; from the coding sequence ATGTCCAACGATCTCGAATTCGCCGACGACGACCAGGCGTTCATCAACTCCCAGCAGTTCCAGGACATCAAGAGCTGGACGCACGACCATCTGCTGAGCCGCATCGAGGAGCTCGGCGCGGAGTTCGGCCGCTGGTCGCGCGCCTCGATCCAGCAGTTCGTCGAACTGGAGGTCGACAGCTTCGTGCGGCTGCGCCGCGTGCCGATCAACGACCGCGAGATGCAGCTCATCTCCGACGCGCTGACCAAGGAGCTTGCGGGCTTCGGGCCGCTGGAAGACCTGCTCAACGATTCGGCCGTCGAAGACATCCTGATCAACGGCTACCAGAACGTGTACGTGTCGCGCCACGGCATGCTCGAGCGCGAGACGGTGCGCTTTGCCGATGCGGAGCACGTGATGCGGATCGTGCGCCGCATTCTCGCGCCGCTCGGCCGGCGGCTGGACGAATCCAACCCGATGGTCGATGCGCGCCTGCCGGACGGCGGCCGCATCAACGTGATCATCGAACCGCTGGCGATCGACGGACTCTCGGTTTCGATTCGGAAGTTCCGCAAGGAACCGCTCACGCCGGCCGACATGGTGAAGCTCGGCACCTTCGACGCGGGCATGGCGCAGCTGCTGGAGATTGCCGTTCGCGCGCGCTGCAACATCCTGGTGAGCGGCGGCACCAGCTCGGGCAAGACCTCGCTGCTCAATGCGCTGGCCACCTTCATCCCGCCGCGCGAGCGTGTCATCACCATCGAAGACACGGCCGAGCTTTCGCTCGGCACCAGCCATGTGGTGCGGCTCGAAAGCCGCCCCGGCGGATTCGACGGCACCGGCGTGGTGTCGATCCGCGACCTCCTGCGCAACAGCCTGCGCATGCGGCCCGACCGCATCATCGTGGGCGAGGTGCGCGGCGCCGAAGTGATCGAGATGATGCAGGCGATGAACACGGGCCACGAAGGTTCGATGGGCACCATCCACGCCAGTTCGCCGCGCGAGTGCCTGTACCGCCTTGAAATGCTCGCGGGCTTTGCGGGCTACCAGGGAAGCGAAGTGAGCCTGCGCCGGCAGATTGCCAATGCCATCGATTTCATCGTGCAGATCGGACGCCTTTCGAACGGCCAGCGCCGCATCCTCTCGCTGAGCGAAGTCACGGGCGTCAACGACAACGTGGTGGCCATGCAGGAGCTCTACCGCTACGAGCCCATTGCATCGCCCGACGGCGAGGAGCGCGACCGCTGGGTGTCGCTCGGCATTGCGCCGCATTCGCCCAAGATCACGCGCTTCCGGCAGTCGCTGACACGCGCCGCACAGCAGGGAGACAACAACCGTGCGTGA
- a CDS encoding TadE/TadG family type IV pilus assembly protein — METRNHAKSERAQRGVYAIEFAFVFLIIFALLYAVICYGFLLTVRMSLQNAAEDGARAGLRYQSNLEARKTKANDIATARSDWLPAGLKANRNVEARICMAGTDDCSQAAPTCGPEWNNRCQVVVTVAVSGLDALFPAIPSFAVPARIAGQASMLLDGRSL, encoded by the coding sequence ATGGAAACACGCAACCACGCAAAGTCCGAGCGCGCCCAACGCGGCGTGTACGCGATCGAGTTTGCGTTCGTGTTCCTGATCATCTTTGCACTGCTGTACGCGGTGATTTGCTATGGCTTCTTGCTGACCGTGCGCATGAGCCTGCAGAACGCGGCGGAAGACGGTGCCCGAGCGGGGCTGCGTTACCAGAGCAATCTCGAAGCCAGAAAAACCAAGGCAAACGACATTGCGACAGCGCGCAGCGACTGGTTGCCTGCGGGCCTGAAAGCGAACCGGAATGTCGAGGCAAGAATTTGCATGGCAGGAACGGACGACTGCTCGCAGGCTGCACCCACTTGCGGCCCGGAATGGAACAACCGGTGCCAGGTGGTTGTGACCGTCGCCGTCAGCGGGCTCGACGCGTTGTTTCCCGCGATTCCGAGTTTTGCGGTCCCCGCCCGGATTGCGGGCCAGGCCAGCATGCTGCTCGACGGGAGGTCGTTGTGA
- a CDS encoding type II secretion system F family protein, protein MLLAVAGLALLLAAGGLLLWQWAKGRQARQAAARHLNQQIQASTGADAPARMPMPLRDPANDNLMASVISDPWLNADAGTAAAAPAGLLEKALPEWLIGVIAPRTAALGLAVIAAAAALAGLLAGWVSGLSALVLLAVLAVFALWLRVQKFRRKLVSQLPAYIDAMVRLITIGNSTQAAFQLAIATTEAPLRGQLERSASLVRAGMDLDRALHQTASNVRIEEMFLLASILGLGVRYGGRSDLLLERVGNFMRDREQAEQELLALSSETRLSAWILGLLPVSVGAFFILTNPGYFMGMWNDGTGRVMVLSAGGFQLFGAALLYRLAKLT, encoded by the coding sequence ATGCTGCTCGCGGTGGCCGGCCTCGCGCTGCTGCTCGCAGCCGGGGGGCTGCTGCTGTGGCAATGGGCCAAGGGCCGCCAGGCACGCCAAGCGGCCGCTCGGCACCTGAACCAGCAGATCCAGGCAAGCACCGGAGCCGATGCACCGGCGCGGATGCCCATGCCTTTGCGGGACCCGGCCAACGACAACCTCATGGCGAGCGTGATCTCGGACCCGTGGCTCAACGCCGACGCAGGCACTGCGGCCGCGGCACCCGCCGGGTTGCTTGAAAAGGCTCTGCCCGAATGGCTGATCGGCGTGATTGCTCCGCGCACAGCCGCATTGGGGCTGGCCGTGATCGCGGCGGCAGCCGCACTCGCCGGCCTGCTTGCCGGCTGGGTATCGGGCCTGAGCGCGCTCGTGCTGCTGGCTGTTCTGGCGGTCTTCGCGCTCTGGCTGCGCGTGCAGAAGTTCCGCCGCAAGCTCGTGAGCCAGTTGCCCGCGTACATCGATGCGATGGTGCGGCTGATCACCATCGGCAATTCCACTCAGGCCGCATTCCAGCTTGCGATTGCCACCACCGAGGCGCCGCTGCGGGGCCAGCTGGAGCGCTCTGCATCGCTGGTGCGCGCGGGCATGGATCTCGATCGCGCCCTGCACCAGACAGCCAGCAACGTGCGCATCGAGGAAATGTTCCTGCTGGCGTCCATCCTCGGGCTGGGCGTGCGTTACGGCGGGCGCTCCGACCTGCTGCTGGAGCGTGTGGGCAACTTCATGCGCGATCGCGAGCAGGCCGAGCAAGAGCTGCTCGCCCTGTCGTCCGAAACCCGGCTTTCCGCCTGGATTCTCGGGTTGCTGCCTGTGAGCGTGGGCGCCTTCTTCATCCTCACCAATCCCGGCTACTTCATGGGAATGTGGAACGACGGGACCGGACGCGTCATGGTCCTTTCCGCGGGAGGCTTTCAGCTGTTCGGTGCGGCGCTTCTCTACCGGCTGGCGAAACTCACATGA